A stretch of DNA from Methylobacterium sp. CB376:
GGCCGCGAATGAGCCCGTCCGCGGCTGGCAGCGGCCGTGGCCGGGTGCTAGATTCCGACGATGTCTGAGGCTCTCGAGATCGCGTACGGAGATTTCGGCCGCGTCGCCCTGCTCGACATGGATCGCGGGCTGGTCCGGCACGCCCATCCGCATTGTCACGTGCTGCTCAAGGTGGAGGGCGACGACACGCAGTTCCTGGTCGGGGAGCGGGTGGTCAGCCTGACGGACATGCAGGCGGTGCTCGTCAACGCCTGGGAGACCCACGCCTACCTGCACGATCCGCGCCGCGAGCCGGCGATGATCCTCGCCCTCTACATCGAGCCGGCGTGGCTCGGCGCCTTCCGGCACAATTGGTCGGCGAGCGGCGCCCCGGGCTTCTTCCACGAGCCCGCCGGGCAGGTGACGGCGCCGATCCGCGCGCTGGTGCGCGACCTCGCCGCCGAGATGGTCTACGCGCCCGGGTCGCGGCGCGTGCGCGACGAATTGCTGCCGGGGCTGATGATCGCCCTGATCGAGCGCTTCACGAAGTGGCGCGAGATCGGCACGTCCCTGCGCGAGGCGAGCCGGTCCGCGCGGGGGGATTGGCGCGTGCGGCGCGCCATCGCGCGGATGCGCGGGGAGGAGGGGCTCGGCCTCGGCGCCGACGCCCTGGCGCGGGAGGCCGGCCTGTCGCGGGCCCATTTCTACCGCCTGTTCGAGCGGACCACCGGCGCCTCGCCGCACGTCTTCCTGAACGCGATCCGCGTCGAGCGCGCCGTGGAGGCGATCGTCGGCGGCGACGAGAGCCTCGCGGATCTCGGCACCAAGCTCGGCTTCTCGGCGCCCGCGCATTTCTCGCGCTTCTTCCGCGACCATGTCAGCGTGCCGCCGAGCGTCTTCCGCACGATCGTGCGCCGGACCGCCGCCTGCGCGGCCTGACCCGCGCGGCGGCGCGTCCCGGGAGCGCTGCCCGCCGCGTCGAGGACCCCCTCAGGGATCGCCGCTCCGCGCCTGGCTCACGAGGCTCGTGAGATCGGACCCGCCCGAGCAGTAATTCTCGGTCCCGGTCAGAAAGACGTTCCCGACGGCCGACACGACCGCGACCACGAAGGGACCGTCGGACCAGAACCCGAACATCGGCCCGCCGGACTGGCCCGGCATCAGGTCGGCCGCGGTCGTCATCGCCCGGCCGGAGCCGTAATCCCACGCGTCCTCGTCGAGCTTCTTGTTGCGCTGGTAGATCGGGAACAGGCCCGCCGACACGTCGTCCGGATAGCCGATGTTCCACCACCAATCCTCCTCGTCCCAGGCGCTGTCGTAGGTGCGCACGCCCATCCAGCCGAAGCGGTCGCCCAGGCGCTGATCGACCACCAGGACCGCGTAATCCTCGTCGACCGTGCTGGCGCCGGGATCGCCGGTGATCTTGGTGAAGGTCCACCGCCGGACGGTCCTGGCGGTCGCCGCGGCGGTCGCGCCGGCCCGGTGCACCTCGATCGTCTCGGCGGTGCCGCCCCAATTCACCACGTGGCTCGCCGTCAGGACGTGGCGCGGGCCGACGAGCACGCCCGACCCGGTCTTCCCGGAACTCAGGATCTTGCACACGCAGCCCCACGGGTACCGGGTGTCGTCGTAGCTCCGCCGGTCGTCCTCCCCCCAGACGACGAGCGGGTCGACCGGGATCCCGCGATGGACCAGGCGGGGCGGCAGCCTTCGGGGTGCCTGCACCGGCCTCACGGCGGACGAGACCCAGGCCGGGCGATGCGGCGCGATGCGCTCGCGCGGGCTGCCCATCCCCTTGCGCGTCGTCTGGTCCGGGACCGCCCTGGCGACGGAGAGGTCGGACCAGAGGTGGCGCAGGGTCTCCGGCACCGGCTCGCTCGCCTCGATGCACGGATCCCGGTCGCGCAACTCGTCCCAGGTCAGCGGCCTCTCCTCGCGCCGCGCCCGGGCGGGCTGCGGCGGGCCCGAATTGTCCAGATTCATGTCCGACCCCTCGATCCGGTGCTCTGCGGAGGGGAGGATCGGACCATAGTTGAGGATCGGCAGCATCCCCGGATCGAAGGACAGATCTGATCGGGCCTCCGGCGAGGACGCGGCCGCGGATCGGCCCGCGCGGCCGCCCCGCTCGGATTTTGAGACGTTTCGGTAAGTCGTGAGACGGGCGCGCCTCACGGCCCGCCGGCGCCCGGAGGCAGATTGTCCGCGACGAGGCCTGCCAAGAGGCTCGGGTCAAAGAGGCTCGGGTCAAAGAGACTCGGGTCAAAGAGACTCGGGTCAAGAGCCTCGGGCGAGGAAGCGAGCATTGGGCATCGAGCAACGCCGCTCCGTCGGGCAGTCGGTCGAGCGCGTCGAGGACGCGGCTCTCCTGTCCGGACGCGGCCGCTACATCGACGATCTCGGGCACAGGCCGGGCACGCTGCACGCGGCAATCCTGCGCTCGCCGCACGCGCACGCGGACATTCTCGCCATCGACGCCGCGGCCGCCCGGGCGCTTCCGGGCGTGGCGGCGGTGCTCACCGGGAGCGACCTCCTCGACCTCGCCGGGCCCCTCGTGCCGGCCCTGCGCGCCGCCGTCGACGCGCGCGCGATCGCGGTCGACCGGGTCCGCTACGTCGGCGAGCCGGTCGCCGTCGTGCTGGCGCAGGACCGCTACCTCGCCGAGGACGGCTGCGACCTGATCGAGGTCGCCTACCGGGCCCGTCCCGCCGTCATCGACCCGCTGGCGGCGCTGGAGCCGGACGCCCCGGTGCTGCACGAGGGCGTGGGCCGCAACCTCGTCAGCGACCGCTCCTTCCGGTACGGCGACCCGGAGACCGCCTTCGCGCAGGCCCACCGCACCCTCTCGGTGACGGTCCGCTACCCGCGCAACACCGGCTCGCCGATGGAGACCTACGGGGTCCTCGCCGAGTACGACCCGGGCGACGGGTCCTACGACATCCTCGCCAACTTCCAGGGGCCTTTCAGCATCCACGCGGTGATGGCCCGCGCGCTCAAGGTCCCGGGCAACCGCCTGCGCCTGCGCACGCCGCCGGATTCCGGCGGCAGCTTCGGGGTCAAGCAGGGGGTCGCGCCCTACGCGGTCCTGATCGCCGCCGCCGCCCGGGCGGTCGGACGGCCGGTCAAGTGGATCGAGGACCGGATGGAGCACCTCGCCGCCTCGGTCTCGGCGACGAACCGCGTCACCACCCTGACGGCGGGGTTCGACGGGGAGGGCCGCATCGCCGTCCTCGACTGGGACCAGGTGGAGGATTGCGGCGCCACCCTGCGCGCGCCGGAGCCGGCGACCCTCTACCGGATGCACGGCAACATGACGGGCGCCTACGCGATCCGGCACGTGCGCATCCGCAACCGGGTGGTGCTCACCAACAAGACGCCGACCGGCCTCGTGCGCGGCTTCGGCGGCCCGCAGGTCTACTACCCGCTCGAGCGCCTCGTGCAGCGCATCGCCGCGACGCTCGGCCTCGACCCGCTCGACGTGATCCGCCGCAACCTGATCCCGGCCGACGCCTTCCCGTACCGGACCGCGACCGGGGCGCTCTACGATTCGGGCGACTACCCGCGCGCCCTCGACGAGGCGGTCCGGGACGGCGACCTCGCGGTCCTGCGCCGCCGCCGCGACGAGGCCCGGGCGGCGGGCCGGCTCTACGGCATCGGCTTCACGGCCGCGGTCGAGCCCAGCGTCTCGAACATGGGCTACATCACCACGGTGCTGAGCGCCGCCGAGCGGGCCAAGGCCGGCCCGAAGAACGGCGCCCAGGCCACCGCGACCCTCACCCTCGACCCGGTCGGCTCGGTGACCGTGCAGGTCGCCTCCGTGCCCCAGGGCCAGGGCCACCGCACCGTGCTCGCCCAGGTGGTGGCGGACGTCCTCGGCATCCCGATGGATCAGGTGCGGGTGACGGCCGACCTCGACACCGCCAAGGACGCGTGGTCGATCGCCTCGGGCAACTATTCCAGCCGCTTTGCCGCCGCGGTCGCCGGGGTGGCGCACCAGGCCGCCACGCGCCTGCGCGCGCGCCTCGCCCAGGTCGCGGCGGCCCAGCTCAACGTGCGGGCCGAGGACCTCGTCTTCGCGGGCGGCCGCGTCGCCTCGCGCACGAACCCGGACGCCGCCCTCCCCTTCGCGCGCGTCGCCGCGACGAGCCACTGGTCGCCCGGCCTCGTGCCGGACGAGGTCGGCGCCGTCATCCGCGAGACCGCCTTCTGGTCGCCGCCCGAACTGACCGCGCCGGACCCGGCCGACGCGGTCAATTCCTCCCTCTGCCACGGCTTCATCTTCGATTTCTGCGGCGTCGAGGTCGATCCGGTGACCGGCAAGCTCGCCGTCGACCGCTACGTCTCGATGCACGATTGCGGCCGGATCCTGCATCCCGGGATGGTCGAGGGGCAGGTGCGCGGCGGCTTCGCGCAGGCCCTGGGCGCGGCCGTCTACGAGGAATTGTCCTACGGCGAGGACGGGGCCTTCCTGGCCGGGACCTTCGCCGACTACCTCCTGCCGACCGCGACCGAGATCCCGGACCTCACCGTCCTGCACCTCGAGAGCCCCTCGCCCTTCACGCCGCTCGGCGCCAAGGGGGTCGGGGAGGGCAATTGCATGTCGACGCCGGTCTGCCTCGCCAACGCGGTCGCGGACGCGCTCGGCGTCGAGACCATCGACCTGCCCCTGACCCCGGCCAAGCTCGCGGCCCTGGCCGCGGGCGGCGACGAGCCCGCCCCGCCGGAGGGCCGCGCCGCGGCGGCCGCCCGGCCCGGCGACCGCACCATGCGGGGCGAGGGCGCCGCCGCGGTCGCGGCCCCTCCCGAGGCGGTCTGGGCGATGCTCCTCGATCCCGCCGTGCTGACCTCGGTCATCCCCGGCGCGCACGGGGTGCGCAAGCTGTCGGACACGCATTTCCGCGCCGACGTCACCCTCGGCGTCGGCCCCGTGAAGGGGCGCTACAAGGCCGACATCACGCTCTCCGACCTCGATCCGCCCCGCGCCGCCACCCTCGCCGGCGCGGTGACGGGGGCGCTCGGCAATGGCGGCGGGCGCGGGCGGATCACCCTGGAGCCGGACGGCCGGGGCGGCACCCGGATCGGCTACACCTACGAGGCCTCGGTCGGCGGCAAGGTCGCGGCGGTGGGCGGGCGGCTCCTCGACGGGGCGGCCCGGGTGATCATCGGCGGGTTCTTTGCGGCGCTCGCCCGCCGGGCCGGCGGGGGCGCGGCCGCGGGCGGCGCGCCCGGCCTCCTGCGCCGCCTCCTCGCGATGCTCGGGATCTCGGCATGAAGCCCGCCCGCTTCGACTACCTGCGCGCCGAGAGCCTCGACGAGGCCCTGCAGGCGCTGGCCCGCCACGGCGACGAGGCCCGGATCATCGCCGGGGGCCAGTCCCTCGTGCCGATGCTGAACATGCGGCTGACCAAGCCCGCCCTCCTCGTCGACGTGATGCGGATCGAGGCCCTGCGCGCGCCCCGGCGCGCCGACGGCGCCCTCGTGGTGCCGGCGGGCGTGAGGCAGGCCGCCCTCCTCGACCGGCCGGGCTTCGCCGAGGCGCAGCCCCTCCTCGCCGCCGCGATGCCCTGGGTGGGCCACGTCCAGACCCGGGCCCGCGGCACGCTCTGCGGCTCCGTCGCCCACGCGGATCCGAGCGCCGAGATCCCGCTCTGCCTCGTCGCCCTCGGGGGCGAGGTGCACCTGCGCTCGGCCAAGCGGGCGCGGCGCGTGCCCGCGGAGACGTTCTTCGCCGGCATGATGGTGACCGACCGGGCCGACGACGAACTCGTCGAGGCGGTCGGCCTGCCCGCGCGCGCCCCGGGCACGGGCTACGCCTTCGCGGAGGTGGGCCGGCGCCACGGCGACTTCGCCATCGTGGCCTGCGCGGCCGTCGTGGACGGCGCGCGCATGCGCCTCGCGGTCGGCGGCGTCGCCGACCGGCCGACCGCCCGCGACTGGCCCGCGCTCGACGGGGCGGCCCTCGACGACGCGCTCAACGCCTTCGCGTGGGACCTCGGCGCGGGCGACGACGTCCACGCCACGGCCCGCTACCGCCGCGACCTCGTGCGCCGCCTCGGCCGCCGGGTTCTGGACCACGCCGCAGAGGAGGCGCGCCGATGCCGAAGCTAGGGGCGGGAGCCCGCCACGCGGTCGCCTTCACGCTGAACGGCAGCCCGGTTCGGGTCGAGGTCGAGCCGCGCACGCTGCTGACCGATGCCCTGCGCCACGGGCTCGGGATGACCGGCACCCATGTCGGCTGCGAGCACGGCGTCTGCGGCGCCTGCACGGTGACGATCGACGGCGCGTCGGCCCGGGCCTGCCTGACCCTCGCGGTCGCGGTCGAGGGCTGCGACCTCACCACCGTCGAGGGGCTGGCGCCGGAGCCCGGACGGCTCGGCCTGCTCCAGGCGGCCTTCCGGCGCCACCACGCCCTGCAATGCGGCTTCTGCACGGCCGGCATCCTGATGTCGCTCGACGCCTATCTGCGCCGGCACCCGCGCGCGTCGCGGGCGGACCTCACCG
This window harbors:
- a CDS encoding xanthine dehydrogenase family protein molybdopterin-binding subunit → MGIEQRRSVGQSVERVEDAALLSGRGRYIDDLGHRPGTLHAAILRSPHAHADILAIDAAAARALPGVAAVLTGSDLLDLAGPLVPALRAAVDARAIAVDRVRYVGEPVAVVLAQDRYLAEDGCDLIEVAYRARPAVIDPLAALEPDAPVLHEGVGRNLVSDRSFRYGDPETAFAQAHRTLSVTVRYPRNTGSPMETYGVLAEYDPGDGSYDILANFQGPFSIHAVMARALKVPGNRLRLRTPPDSGGSFGVKQGVAPYAVLIAAAARAVGRPVKWIEDRMEHLAASVSATNRVTTLTAGFDGEGRIAVLDWDQVEDCGATLRAPEPATLYRMHGNMTGAYAIRHVRIRNRVVLTNKTPTGLVRGFGGPQVYYPLERLVQRIAATLGLDPLDVIRRNLIPADAFPYRTATGALYDSGDYPRALDEAVRDGDLAVLRRRRDEARAAGRLYGIGFTAAVEPSVSNMGYITTVLSAAERAKAGPKNGAQATATLTLDPVGSVTVQVASVPQGQGHRTVLAQVVADVLGIPMDQVRVTADLDTAKDAWSIASGNYSSRFAAAVAGVAHQAATRLRARLAQVAAAQLNVRAEDLVFAGGRVASRTNPDAALPFARVAATSHWSPGLVPDEVGAVIRETAFWSPPELTAPDPADAVNSSLCHGFIFDFCGVEVDPVTGKLAVDRYVSMHDCGRILHPGMVEGQVRGGFAQALGAAVYEELSYGEDGAFLAGTFADYLLPTATEIPDLTVLHLESPSPFTPLGAKGVGEGNCMSTPVCLANAVADALGVETIDLPLTPAKLAALAAGGDEPAPPEGRAAAAARPGDRTMRGEGAAAVAAPPEAVWAMLLDPAVLTSVIPGAHGVRKLSDTHFRADVTLGVGPVKGRYKADITLSDLDPPRAATLAGAVTGALGNGGGRGRITLEPDGRGGTRIGYTYEASVGGKVAAVGGRLLDGAARVIIGGFFAALARRAGGGAAAGGAPGLLRRLLAMLGISA
- a CDS encoding AraC family transcriptional regulator — its product is MSEALEIAYGDFGRVALLDMDRGLVRHAHPHCHVLLKVEGDDTQFLVGERVVSLTDMQAVLVNAWETHAYLHDPRREPAMILALYIEPAWLGAFRHNWSASGAPGFFHEPAGQVTAPIRALVRDLAAEMVYAPGSRRVRDELLPGLMIALIERFTKWREIGTSLREASRSARGDWRVRRAIARMRGEEGLGLGADALAREAGLSRAHFYRLFERTTGASPHVFLNAIRVERAVEAIVGGDESLADLGTKLGFSAPAHFSRFFRDHVSVPPSVFRTIVRRTAACAA
- a CDS encoding FAD binding domain-containing protein, which gives rise to MKPARFDYLRAESLDEALQALARHGDEARIIAGGQSLVPMLNMRLTKPALLVDVMRIEALRAPRRADGALVVPAGVRQAALLDRPGFAEAQPLLAAAMPWVGHVQTRARGTLCGSVAHADPSAEIPLCLVALGGEVHLRSAKRARRVPAETFFAGMMVTDRADDELVEAVGLPARAPGTGYAFAEVGRRHGDFAIVACAAVVDGARMRLAVGGVADRPTARDWPALDGAALDDALNAFAWDLGAGDDVHATARYRRDLVRRLGRRVLDHAAEEARRCRS
- a CDS encoding (2Fe-2S)-binding protein, coding for MPKLGAGARHAVAFTLNGSPVRVEVEPRTLLTDALRHGLGMTGTHVGCEHGVCGACTVTIDGASARACLTLAVAVEGCDLTTVEGLAPEPGRLGLLQAAFRRHHALQCGFCTAGILMSLDAYLRRHPRASRADLTEVIGGHLCRCTGYAPIIEAACEAAAALRGDAIEETPSHA
- a CDS encoding trypsin-like serine peptidase, which codes for MNLDNSGPPQPARARREERPLTWDELRDRDPCIEASEPVPETLRHLWSDLSVARAVPDQTTRKGMGSPRERIAPHRPAWVSSAVRPVQAPRRLPPRLVHRGIPVDPLVVWGEDDRRSYDDTRYPWGCVCKILSSGKTGSGVLVGPRHVLTASHVVNWGGTAETIEVHRAGATAAATARTVRRWTFTKITGDPGASTVDEDYAVLVVDQRLGDRFGWMGVRTYDSAWDEEDWWWNIGYPDDVSAGLFPIYQRNKKLDEDAWDYGSGRAMTTAADLMPGQSGGPMFGFWSDGPFVVAVVSAVGNVFLTGTENYCSGGSDLTSLVSQARSGDP